Below is a genomic region from Deltaproteobacteria bacterium HGW-Deltaproteobacteria-18.
TCGACTTCACTGCGCAGGCTGCTCCACATTTCCGCAGGCCCAAGATCCGCGCCGGACACCAGCAGGCCAAGCTGATAAAGGGCCAGGGTTTCGGGAAAGCATTCGTGCGCCACGAACCCGCGCTTGGAAAAACGCTTGCGCTTGTCCGGCTCGAAGCGGCTCTGGTTGGCCATGATCTGGATCATGCGTGCGCACATCCATTTGGGCATGCTCATGCGCGCACAGATGGGCTGCAAGAGATCTTCAAGCAGGGCGCCATAGACCACCCGCTCGCCTTCGGCCACGTATCTGGCCACGATGCGCTGCACCGGGGCGGAGAAAAGGGCGGCAAAGACCAGCACCGGTTCGACCTTGCCCACGGTCCTGATGCGGCTGTCCATATGTTCCAGCCAGGCCCAGAGCGAGGAATCCTGTCCGTGGTCATGATCAAGGAAGTCCGCGATCTCGGGCAGCAGGTTGTGCAGGAGTCCGGTCTTGTACAGCAGGCGAAAAGCCTTCTCTCCCGCTCCGTAGGCAAAAAGCTTCTGCAGTTCCTCGAAAACCCGGGGCGGCGAGGCTTTGAGGATCTCCTCATGGTGACGCATGATGGCGTTGTAGGTCGCGGGCTCGATATGAAAATCGAGACGCGAGGCAAATCGCACGGCCCGGATCATGCGTACCGGATCTTCCCGAAAACGGATGTTCGGGTCGCCGATGCAGCGAATGAGTCGATTTTCGATATCGCTCAGACCCCCGACGTGGTCGATGATGGAGAAACGCTCAACCTCGTAGAACAGGCCATTGATGGTAAAATCGCGGCGCAGGGCGTCTTCTTCGGGCGTTCCGTAACAGTTGTCGCGGAACATGTATAAATCTTCATCGCCGTTCTCCTCTTCCTGGTCCGGGCAACGCCGGAAGGTCGAGGTCTCGATGACGTGATCGTCGAAGCGGATGTGAGCCAGGCGGAAGCGCCGTCCGATCAGAAAGCAGTTCTGGAAGATCTTCTTGATCTGACTCGGCGTTGCGTTGGTGCTGACGTCAAAATCCTTGGGCGTGCGACCCAGCAGCAGGTCGCGAACGCCTCCGCCCACCAGATAGGCGGTAAACCCCTTGCGCACCAGACGGTACATGACCTTGAGTGCGTCGGGGTGGATGTTCTGGCGGGAAACAGCGTGTTCTGATCGTGAAATGATAACTGAAGTCATAGGGTTGTAAAAAATCCTGTGCGCAAAATGTTGTTCCCGGCCCCTGCGCGGGAGCCGGCTTGATACGGGTGCAGGGCTTAGACCCTGTCGCAGGGAAAATTGGCCAGATACTCTTCCAGGAGGTCGTCAAGATTGGTTCCGAACTCCTGCAATCCAAAGGTGGCGCCGCAAGACTTGCAGCGCAGTTCCACGGCCCGTCAGGTTCGGCGGACTTGCAGCATGCCGTGGCATTTCTTGCAACGCAGCCTTGTCCTGAATTCATTTTGACTGGGCATCATGACAACGACCCCTCTATGCTTTGGACACACTGGCGCACGTCTTCGATGATCTGCTCGTAATCGACTTCCGCCGATGGCAAATCCGTCCCGTTCAACCAGAAATCGGCGGGTTTCTTGGGATGGAAATTGGATTCCGTCATCATGATCACGTGCCTGGACAGGCGCAACAGGCTGTGCAGCTCGGGATAGCGGCCTTCAAACCCGGGGTTTCCGATACCGTATTGAGCGACGACCTCGCGGATGGGCTGCGGAAACCCCCAGTGCTGGAGCACGGCGCTGCCCGCCGAAAAATGGTCAAACCCATCGAACCAGTTGCGCTCCTCCTCGAAGTAAGCAGGCAGGTCCAGTTCGGCGTTGCCGGTGAAGAATTCCAGGAAACGATCCTGAAAATTGACCAGTAGCACCACATAGCCGATATTGTGGATAAGCCCCAGACATTCCAGAGACTCCATCCCTTCGGAATCAAGAGGATAGGCCTGCGGGACGGAGGATACGAATTTCTGCATGAACACGTTGGCGGTCAGACTCTGCTGCCAGATCCGACGGAGAACGCCGTTGATTTCCGTGGATTCATGAAAAAAAGCCGACCTGAGCACGACCTGGTACACGATGCGCTTGATCTCCCGTTGTCCCAGCCGGACCAGCGAGGTCAGGATATCAACGGAGTTGTTGGCCTCATGGTACATGGGCGAGTTGGCGCAGGCAATGATGTTGCCGAAAATGACAGGGTCAAGCTTGGCCTGGGCCGCGATCTGTTTGACCGTGGTCTGGGATTTGTTCAGCAGCGTAATGAGGTCAAGACCGACCGGGCTGATACCGGGAAGATCAAAACTGAGTTTATCCATGTAATCCGTCTGAATTATTTGAGCGCGGGCATTGCCCGCCACCCGAGTTGAACCGCGGTCCAAAGTCCGATGAGTGCGGCTTCGGCCGCGTCGTGACCTGGAGTGGTCGGAGAAGACCAGCCTTCGCGTCGTAAAATCGTGGCCACCAGAGCGCAGGCCGCAGCCTTTGCCTTTTGTCCGCTGACCCGCTGCCGTGGGAGCAGAAACTGCTCCCGCCAGTCCTGAGCCTGGATGATCCGGCATGGCAGATTCCTTTTGCCGGCTGCGTGCTGCCAGATGCTTGCCGTCTGCCCGCCCCCTTCCACTACCAGAAACTGTAAATGGGGCAATTCAAAAAGCACCCGGGCTGCGGCTTTTTTCAGTCTCGCCGTTGTGCCCAGATTGTGTGATCGGCACCAGAGCAGGCGACCATCGCGGTCCAGAAGAGCGAGGCCGGTGCGCACCCCCGCGTCCACGGCCAGCAAGGCACCCATCAGAGATCAACGATCTCCACATCGGCGGCATCCAGGGGATGTTGCATGAACACACCGCCGACCCTGGCGAAGCGCCTGGCCCCGTCCGTGGCCAGAAAAGTCAGGCTGCGCTCCCTGGTGGTGGAACATATGTCCCGGCGCTCAAGCATCTCCTGCACGAATTCCGCCGTGGTCCGGGCGGAATCGACCAGGCGCACGCCGTCTCCCACCACACGCTGGATTGCATTGGCCAGAACCGGGAAATGTGTACAGCCCAGAACCAGGGTGTCAATACCCGTATCCCTGACCATGGCTCCCAGATAACGCTCGGCCACGAGACTGGCGATCTGGCCTTCGCACCACCCTTCTTCGGCCAGCGACACAAAGAGCGGACAGGGCTGGCCAAAAACCTGGGCATCGGGACGGATGCGCAGAATCTCCCGTTCGTAGCTGCGGGCGTTGATGGTGCTCTCCGTGCCGATGACACCGATCCTGCCGTTTCGGCTGGATCGACAGGCCGCTTCAGCTCCGGGACGGATGACGCCGATGACCGGCAGTTCCGGATATGCCTCCTGCAAGGCCTCAAGAGAAACGCCCGTGGCAGTGTTGCAGGCGATGACCAGAAGTTTGACGCCTCTGGCCTTGAGCAGAGCCGTGGTTTGCAGCACGTAGCGGGTCACGGATTTGGCGCTTTTGGTGCCGTAAGGCAGACGCGCCGTGTCACCGAGATAAAGAAAACTTTCTTTGGGCATCGCTTCGGTCAGGGCTTTCAAAACGGTCAGCCCGCCGATGCCGGAATCAAAAACCCCGATGGGAAGAGAGCAATCAGGTTCGTTCATATCAATCAAAAGCGGTCATTCGCAGAGGGTCGCGCAGATGGGCGCGGATTTCCTCCAGGTGACGCAGGTTGGTTCGTTGTATGGACAGGGGCGGCAGATCGTCGAAATCGAAGAATTCAACTTCCAGGGTTTCCATGCTGCCCCTGGCTTCTCCTCCAAGGAGTTCGCAAAGAAAAACCAGTTTCACGGCGTGAAAAAACATGCTGGCTTTTTCGCCACGGTTCGCGTCAAAAGCGCCGACAAGTTTCCTGGCCCGCACCACAAACCCGCTCTCCTCAAGGGCTTCCCGTTCAGCCGTCTCCGAGGGGCGGTCGCCCACATCGGACCACCCGCCCGGCATAGCCCACTTTCCGTCCGCACTCTCCCGTACAAGCAGGATGCGCCCGTCACGGATCACCGCCGCACGCACGTCGACCTTGGGAGTGGCGTACCCAGGCTCCAGGGAGAAGACGCGCTTGACCGCAGGGGCTTCAAGCTGGGAATGTTCCGCCAGAATTTCAGCCGCTATATCGGACAGGCGGCCGAAACTCAGCTGGTCGTAGTGGCTTTTGGTGAAGGCGAGGCCCGTCTGGGCCAGGGCTTGAATCTCCCGCGCCCAGTCCAGCCAGCGCGGAGTTGAATCGTCGGTCATCGGTTCAGGCCGAGGCCAGATAATGGGTGATGGCGTCGACAATGGTTCGCCATGTGTTCAACCTCTTGGCGTCGTCGGTTTCCAGCAGAGTGACGCGAAAGCCCTTGCGGTTGCAGCAGAATCCCGTCAGCGGGACGACGCAGATGCCGGTGGCGCCGAGCAGATAGTAAACAAAGCGCTTGTCCACTTCAACGCCCTGCACGATCTCTTCGATGTGCGCCTTGACCTTGGGGTTATCAATTTCAAGGGTCTGTTTGCCGTTCAGGACTCCGTCCTCGAACATGACCGACATGTAGAAAGCGCCCTGGGGCTTGATGACCCGTACGCCGGGTACGCCCTGGAAGGTTTCCCAGGCTTCCTGCGCACGGAACTCGAACATTCTGCGCCGGGCATCAAGGTGACCCTTGTAGCGGGGATCGCCCATGACCGGGGGGATGGAGAGCTGAGGCAGGCTGGTGGAGCAGACTTCGAGCATCTTGGCGTTCAGGAGGCTCTTTATGTAGGCGTTGAAATCGGGATTCTTGTCCTTGTTGTAGACTTCAATCCAGCCGCAACGTCCGCCCGGCCAGGGGTATTCCTTGGAGATGCCGCGCAGGGCCATGCCAGGAACCTCGCCAATGACCTCGGACAGGCTGCAGGTCGGATGGCCACTGTAGACGATGTTGGCATAGATTTCATCGGCCAGGACGAAAATATTGTAGCGCCGGGCGATATCCACGATCTTCTCGATCAGCTCGCACGGATACACGGCGCCCGTCGGGTTGTCGGGATTGATGAACAGGATGCCGGCGATGGAGTCGTTGTAGCGGACCTTGTTTTCCAGGTCGACCAGATCGGGCATCCAGCCGTTGTTCGGGTCGAGCTCGTAGGTCAGGTGTTCGTATCCGGAATGCGCGGCCTCGGCCGAAGAGTGGGTGGAATAGGCCGGAGAAGGCCCAATGACCCGGGCTTCACGCTTCAGAAAACCGAAAATCTTGGCCACGGCGTCACCAAGGCCGTTGAAGAAAATGATGTCGTCGGCCGTGACCTGGTAACTGCCACGCTGGTTGACGAGCTGAGCCACGAATTCGCGGGTCTCGAGCACCCCTTGCGTGGCGCAGTAGCCGTAGGTTTTGTCGTTCATGACAAGATCGGCGATGATTTCCTTGATCCAGCCGGGGACCTGCTCGCCCTTCTCGATGGGGTCGCCGATGTTTTCCCAGATGATTTCGAGGCCCAGATTGCGAAGATCCTGAGCCACGCCCACTATCGCCCTGATTTCATAGGTCAGCTTTCCCCAACCCACATGTTCGATGTCTCTGCGCATATGCATTCCCGAATGCTGCAAAATCCGCGCGGACGGATTTCACAGGATGATGACTACTCCCAAAGAATGGGAAAGAAAGGAAAATTGCTTATGCCAGGGGGCGGGGATTGTAAATAGGGCTTAATGCAGGGCCGATTGCAGAATCTCGCGCAACTCGTTGACATGAAACGGTCTTGGCACCACCGCCACGGTCCGGTGGCGAAATTCCGCCTCCAGGGAGGAACTGCCGAATCCAGTCAGAAGAATGAGGGGAACCTCCGGAATCTGGAGCAGGCAGGAGCGAATCAGGGCTTCGGGGCGATCGCAGGAGACCAGGATCAGGTTGCAGGTATCCCGGAATTTCAGAAAATCCCCATGTCCGGGCGCGAAGGCTTCGCCCTCGTAGCCGACTTCCGCCACGATCTCCCGCAGCATGGTGCGCATCTGCTCGTGATTGCTGAGCACCAGGATGCGCGGCTTCAGGGTTCCGCGCGGCTTTCGCAGCCGGTCGAGAGGGTGAAGGAAGTTGTCCACGGCCAGCCGGACCAGCCCGAAACGCTCGCGCACAAAGGAATAGGCCGGATTTTCAAGCAGCTTCTCACAAAGACGCGAGGCCTTGTCGAGCACGGCCACCAGTTCCATGTATACATCGGGCTGGGTGGTATCGTCCGTGGGGGCACTGGAGTTGGCGGCGATCTGGCTCAGGCCGAAATCCGGACGCTGCTTCATGCGTACCACGACGTTTTCGAAAAATTCCGCCGGCTTGTTTTTGGCCCAATCCTTGTTCAGGCGTTCGGCCAGAATCTTGGCGATGGACATGATCGCCTGACTCGCGGGCAGGTCGTCGCGCAGGGTCACAAAGGGCTTTCCCAGGGCCGAAATCTTCCGGGCCGCATCATCGATGGGAATCGCTCCCAAAAAAAGGGGCTTGAGACCCAGAAACTGCTCCACCGTCTCCTGAAAACGCGTGAATACCTGCCGCGCCTGCACTCCCGATTCGCAGCGGTTGACCAGAATCAGCGGCGGCCACCAAAGCCCGTTCTCCTTGAGCACCTTGATCAGCGCATAGGCGTCGACCAGGGCGCTGGCTTCGGGATTTACCACCAGAATGATCTCGCGCGTGGCCAGACACAGGGACACGACCTGGGCGGAGATGCCCGGCGAGTTGTCGAGAATGAGAAAATCGTAACCGGAGAGCGCGGAAAATTCAGCGACCAGCCGCTTGCGGTTGGCCACGTCGAGTTCGGCCATGCGAGCCACGCCGTTGCTGCCGGAGAGAAGATCAAAGCCGGGCCGCACGGGGACAAGACAGTCCTCGAGCCGCATCGAGTCGAAAAGGACATTTTCGAGCGTGTTCGTGGGAGACGCAAGTCCGAGGTGCACTTCCGCGTTGGACAGGCCGAAATCCGCGTCGAGCAGGCAGACCGTGTACCCTGCACGATTGAGCGCCAGGGCCAGGTTGACGGCCACGGTGGTCTTTCCCGTCCCGCCCTTGCCGCTGGCCAGGGCCAGAATGCGGGTGTGACGGGTCCTGGGTGTTGCGATTGACGGCGAGTGATGCATTGAAGTCGATGGTTAATTGTTCGTGGGGCAACCCGAATGCAAAATGCCGGAGATGTCGGACAGCAGGGTCTTCAAATGAAAGGGTTTGCGTATACACTTGGCCGCTCCCAGACGCAAGGCCTCATCCAGTTCGTCTGAAGAAGCCAGGCCCGTTATGATCATCACGGGCGGGGCGCCTCCGTTGCGACGCAACAGCTTAAGCACGTCGAGCCCGGAATGGATGGGCATGCGGATGTCGAGCAGAATCAGATCGAAGGATGCCGAACGCAGCTTGAGCAAGCCTGCCTCGCCATTGGGTGCGGTTTCGACCACATAACCGGCCTCGCGCAGGGTCTCGGAGAGGATGTCGCGAATGTGCTGCTCGTCATCGACGACCAGAATCCTGTGTCCATTGGCCGCCGTCGGCATGGCGCACTCGGTCGCCAGCCGCACGACCGGCTTTTCGGGCAGAGTCACCGGCGTGGACACCGGCAGGACGACAATCATCTCCGTGCCCCGTGCAGGCACGCTGACAACCTTGATCTCGCCGTAATGGTTGGTGATGATGCCGTAAGCCGTGGAGAGCCCGAGGCCAGTGCCCTTTCCCTCGGACTTGGTGGAAAAGAAGGGATCGAAGATGCGCGAGAGATTCTCGGACGAGATGCCCGTGCCCGTGTCCTTGACGGAAATGCTGATGCGCTTGCCGTCGGGCAGAAAAGCGGAGCTGACGGTCAAAACCCCGCCCTCCTTCTCCATCGCGTGCTGGGCGTTTATGACCAGATTGAGAAAAACCTGCTCCAGCTGGTTGGCATCGGCCAGGATGAGTGGCAGATCCGGGGCAAGGTTCTGAACGATGGGGATTCGATGGGTTTGAAAGATTGATTCCACCAGGCCGATGATTTTGAGCAGCAGGGAGTTTATGTCCAGCTTGGTGATCTGGGGCGCATTGGGTCTGGCAAAACCCATGAGGCTCTGCAGGATGGACGAGATGCGCTCTATCTGTTCGGAAATTTGATGCAGGTCCCTGCGCTTCTTCTCGTCGTTTTCACGGCTCTCCAAAAGCTGCGTTCGCGCCGAAATGATGGCCAAGGGGTTGTTTATCTCGTGGGCCGCCCCTGCCGCCAGCTGCCCGACCGCCGCCAGCCGCTCGGTCTGCAGCAGCTGCAGGTTGATCTGCTGGTTCTTCCACAGGGCCAGGGACAACTCGTCGGCGCGAACCTGCAGGCTGTCAAAAAGGCGCACCCTGTCCAGCGAGGCCGAAGCCACGCAGGAGACCTGGGAATAACCCATGTACTCTTGGGGAGTCATCTTGGGCGGCCGCTCGCTGGAGCGCAGAATGCAGATCTCGCCGGTGAAATCGCTGCCCACAAGAGGAAAGAGGCAATAACCGCGCACCACGAAAAACTGCTTGAGCCGCAACTCCCGATCCATGAGGGACGCTCCCTCATGGCGCTCGTAATGCGTCTGCACGATGGCCTTCAGGTTGTCAGGCAGCGTGGCTCCGCCCTCCAGGACAGGCAGGCCGTCACCATCCAGGGAGTAGCTCATGACACGCCGGTTGCCGGAGCCGTTCCAGATCAGGCCCTGCAAAAGCCGCTCGGCAGGGACGATCCAGTACACGAAGCCGCCCCGTACTCCGACGCTCTCGTGCATGCACATGGCCGCGGATTCGAAGACTTCATCCGGGGTCCTGGCCTTGCTCATCTTGAGCCCCACCGTTGAACCCATGCTCGTGAAGCGATGGGCGTCCTCCAGACGGCCGTTGGCCTGCTCCAGGTCCAATCCCATGCGCATGAGCTGCTGATTGGCCTTTTGCAGGGACGAAAGAAAAAGCCCGACCTGGTCACCTTCGAGTTCGAAGGGTTCCGCCCTCTCTTCAAAGGCCGGAGCAAAGGCGGCCAGGATCGACTGCAGCTCCTTGTCGCCAATGCCCAGCATTTCCTGCAGGCCAATCTGGCGCTGCTTTTCGCTGATCATGACCCGGGACGAATCCATGAGAGTCGAATGTGCCAGGATGTTGGCCAGGGCCACGATGGCGACCAGACGCGCATTGTCCTTGAGGGCTTCGAGGGCCGAGGCCGAATGATGATGCAGCCAGATGGCGTCGGTCATGGATGCCGGCAGTTTCCATTTTTCGGCTATCCAGCGTCCCACGGCGGTATGGTCGGTATTGAAGACTTCCTGCTCCGCCGTAAGGACGGGCTCGTAAAGTTCCTCCATGCGTTCCGTGACCTGGATGTACTGCTCCTGAAGATTGAGCTGCAGAAAAATGCCGCCGATGTCGTGCATGATGCCCGCGCCAAAGGCCTCGCCGGCCATGGAAGGCGCGGCCTTGCCCGCGATGAGGGAGGCGAAGACGGCCGTGGCCAGACTGTGCTTCCAGTGCGCGGTCTGGATCGCTTCGGACTTCTTGTCGCCCCTGATCAGGGAGTCCTTGATGAGCATGGAGAGCATGAGCGTCTGGACCACCTTGCTTCCAAGGCGATTGAGCCCCTGCTCCACCTGTGCCACTTGCCCGCGGCTGACGTAAGTCGCGCTGTTGGCGTGCTCAAGGACCTTGACGGTCATGGCGGGATCGGTCTCGATGATGCGAGCCAGCTTTGAATGATCGAAATCCTGGGTCAGGACCTGTCCCAGGATGGTATTGGCGACGGCGGGAAGAGAAGGGAGCGCCTCGATCTGTTGCAGGATGGCACGCAGGGAACGTTCCTCGACGGAAGCGCTTTTCTCCGAATGGCCCGGATCGGGCCCGCGATGGGAAAAAGAGGTGTCCACTTGAATCTCCGGCCAATCAGTAATGAGGTGGTTTTTCATCGGGATCGAAAGGCTCCATGGATGAAAGGTCCTGGAGCTTTTTGCCCAGAAGGGAAAGCGTGGCTTTAAGTTCCCGAATCTCCTTTTGTTGCTCTATGACAACCATGTTAAGATCATCAA
It encodes:
- a CDS encoding poly(A) polymerase, whose product is MTSVIISRSEHAVSRQNIHPDALKVMYRLVRKGFTAYLVGGGVRDLLLGRTPKDFDVSTNATPSQIKKIFQNCFLIGRRFRLAHIRFDDHVIETSTFRRCPDQEEENGDEDLYMFRDNCYGTPEEDALRRDFTINGLFYEVERFSIIDHVGGLSDIENRLIRCIGDPNIRFREDPVRMIRAVRFASRLDFHIEPATYNAIMRHHEEILKASPPRVFEELQKLFAYGAGEKAFRLLYKTGLLHNLLPEIADFLDHDHGQDSSLWAWLEHMDSRIRTVGKVEPVLVFAALFSAPVQRIVARYVAEGERVVYGALLEDLLQPICARMSMPKWMCARMIQIMANQSRFEPDKRKRFSKRGFVAHECFPETLALYQLGLLVSGADLGPAEMWSSLRSEV
- a CDS encoding glutamate racemase, coding for MNEPDCSLPIGVFDSGIGGLTVLKALTEAMPKESFLYLGDTARLPYGTKSAKSVTRYVLQTTALLKARGVKLLVIACNTATGVSLEALQEAYPELPVIGVIRPGAEAACRSSRNGRIGVIGTESTINARSYEREILRIRPDAQVFGQPCPLFVSLAEEGWCEGQIASLVAERYLGAMVRDTGIDTLVLGCTHFPVLANAIQRVVGDGVRLVDSARTTAEFVQEMLERRDICSTTRERSLTFLATDGARRFARVGGVFMQHPLDAADVEIVDL
- a CDS encoding NUDIX hydrolase; the encoded protein is MTDDSTPRWLDWAREIQALAQTGLAFTKSHYDQLSFGRLSDIAAEILAEHSQLEAPAVKRVFSLEPGYATPKVDVRAAVIRDGRILLVRESADGKWAMPGGWSDVGDRPSETAEREALEESGFVVRARKLVGAFDANRGEKASMFFHAVKLVFLCELLGGEARGSMETLEVEFFDFDDLPPLSIQRTNLRHLEEIRAHLRDPLRMTAFD
- a CDS encoding aminotransferase, with protein sequence MRRDIEHVGWGKLTYEIRAIVGVAQDLRNLGLEIIWENIGDPIEKGEQVPGWIKEIIADLVMNDKTYGYCATQGVLETREFVAQLVNQRGSYQVTADDIIFFNGLGDAVAKIFGFLKREARVIGPSPAYSTHSSAEAAHSGYEHLTYELDPNNGWMPDLVDLENKVRYNDSIAGILFINPDNPTGAVYPCELIEKIVDIARRYNIFVLADEIYANIVYSGHPTCSLSEVIGEVPGMALRGISKEYPWPGGRCGWIEVYNKDKNPDFNAYIKSLLNAKMLEVCSTSLPQLSIPPVMGDPRYKGHLDARRRMFEFRAQEAWETFQGVPGVRVIKPQGAFYMSVMFEDGVLNGKQTLEIDNPKVKAHIEEIVQGVEVDKRFVYYLLGATGICVVPLTGFCCNRKGFRVTLLETDDAKRLNTWRTIVDAITHYLASA
- a CDS encoding SlyX protein, with amino-acid sequence MQKRMEDIEIKYIYLQKTVDDLNMVVIEQQKEIRELKATLSLLGKKLQDLSSMEPFDPDEKPPHY